A part of Carassius carassius chromosome 4, fCarCar2.1, whole genome shotgun sequence genomic DNA contains:
- the LOC132139662 gene encoding serine/threonine-protein phosphatase 6 catalytic subunit isoform X1, which translates to MAPLDLDKYVEIAKQCKYLPENDLKRLCDYVCDLLLEESNVQPVSTPVTVCGDIHGQFYDLCELFRTGGQVPDTNYIFMGDFVDRGYYSLETFTYLLALKAKWPDRITLLRGNHESRQITQVYGFYDECQTKYGNANAWRYCTKVFDMLTVAALIDEQILCVHGGLSPDIKTLDQIRTIERNQEIPHKGAFCDLVWSDPEDVDTWAISPRGAGWLFGAKVTNEFVHINNLKLICRAHQLVHEGYKFMFDEKLVTVWSAPNYCYRCGNIASIMVFKDVNTREPKLFRAVPDSERVIPPRTTTPYFL; encoded by the exons ATGGCGCCGTTGGACCTAGATAAGTATGTGGAAATTGCGAAACAGTGCAAATACCTCCCAGAGAACGACTTAAAG AGATTGTGTGACTATGTTTGTGACCTGCTGCTTGAAGAGTCAAATGTACAGCCAGTATCCACTCCAGTCACTGTGTGTGGGGATATTCATGGACAG TTTTATGACCTATGTGAACTCTTCAGAACTGGGGGACAAGTACCGgacacaaattacattttcatg GGTGACTTTGTCGACCGAGGATACTACAGCTTAGAAACATTCACATATTTGCTAGCACTTAAAGCGAAGTGGCCTGACCGCATCACACTGCTGCGTGGCAATCACGAGAGCAGGCAGATCACACAAGTCTATGGCTTTTATG ATGAGTGCCAAACGAAATATGGAAATGCAAATGCCTGGCGATACTGTACTAAAGTATTTGACATGCTGACTGTTGCCGCT TTGATAGATGAGCAGATTCTTTGTGTACATGGTGGCCTTTCACCTGACATCAAAACTCTGGACCAGATACGCACCATTGAACGCAACCAAGAAATCCCTCACAAGGGAGCTTTTTGTGATCTTGTCTGGTCCGATCCAGAGGATGTGGACACCTGGGCTATCAGCCCAAGGGGTGCTGGCTGGCTGTTTGGTGCTAAGGTTACCAATGAG TTTGTTCACATCAACAACTTGAAGTTGATTTGCCGTGCGCATCAGTTGGTTCACGAGGGCTATAAATTCATGTTTGACGAGAAGCTGGTGACTGTCTGGTCGGCCCCAAACTACTGCTACCGCTGCGGTAACATTGCCTCCATCATGGTCTTCAAAGATGTGAACACACGGGAGCCCAAGTTATTCAGGGCCGTTCCAGACTCGGAAAGGGTCATACCACCTAGAACGACAACACCCTACTTCCTCTGA
- the LOC132139662 gene encoding serine/threonine-protein phosphatase 6 catalytic subunit isoform X2, with translation MGDFVDRGYYSLETFTYLLALKAKWPDRITLLRGNHESRQITQVYGFYDECQTKYGNANAWRYCTKVFDMLTVAALIDEQILCVHGGLSPDIKTLDQIRTIERNQEIPHKGAFCDLVWSDPEDVDTWAISPRGAGWLFGAKVTNEFVHINNLKLICRAHQLVHEGYKFMFDEKLVTVWSAPNYCYRCGNIASIMVFKDVNTREPKLFRAVPDSERVIPPRTTTPYFL, from the exons atg GGTGACTTTGTCGACCGAGGATACTACAGCTTAGAAACATTCACATATTTGCTAGCACTTAAAGCGAAGTGGCCTGACCGCATCACACTGCTGCGTGGCAATCACGAGAGCAGGCAGATCACACAAGTCTATGGCTTTTATG ATGAGTGCCAAACGAAATATGGAAATGCAAATGCCTGGCGATACTGTACTAAAGTATTTGACATGCTGACTGTTGCCGCT TTGATAGATGAGCAGATTCTTTGTGTACATGGTGGCCTTTCACCTGACATCAAAACTCTGGACCAGATACGCACCATTGAACGCAACCAAGAAATCCCTCACAAGGGAGCTTTTTGTGATCTTGTCTGGTCCGATCCAGAGGATGTGGACACCTGGGCTATCAGCCCAAGGGGTGCTGGCTGGCTGTTTGGTGCTAAGGTTACCAATGAG TTTGTTCACATCAACAACTTGAAGTTGATTTGCCGTGCGCATCAGTTGGTTCACGAGGGCTATAAATTCATGTTTGACGAGAAGCTGGTGACTGTCTGGTCGGCCCCAAACTACTGCTACCGCTGCGGTAACATTGCCTCCATCATGGTCTTCAAAGATGTGAACACACGGGAGCCCAAGTTATTCAGGGCCGTTCCAGACTCGGAAAGGGTCATACCACCTAGAACGACAACACCCTACTTCCTCTGA